In a single window of the Aminomonas paucivorans DSM 12260 genome:
- a CDS encoding shikimate dehydrogenase family protein → MIGPSTRLAALLGDPVDHSLSPRMHNAAFRHLGLDCRYLAFRVSGERFEEALRGLGALGALGANVTVPHKERARRVVDALDEDARACGAVNLVLFRRNGSAAWGANTDVAGLRATLDELPPPRREGALLLGAGGAARAAALALAERTEGNLWVAARNPERIRDLEASLPGLEGRCRPLAWGDLPPEPWDLLVQATPLGLPSRPWDEAYLSRLLDAAPSRALDLAYRPEGLTELEEASRRRGIPVASGRRLLLHQGVATFRLLTDREPPLEIMEQALEGGEAS, encoded by the coding sequence ATGATCGGCCCTTCCACCCGCCTGGCGGCCCTCCTGGGGGACCCGGTGGATCACAGCCTTTCCCCCCGGATGCACAACGCCGCCTTCCGACACCTGGGGCTGGACTGTCGCTACCTGGCCTTTCGGGTCTCGGGGGAACGCTTCGAGGAGGCCCTGCGGGGCCTGGGGGCTCTGGGGGCCCTGGGGGCCAACGTCACGGTGCCTCACAAGGAGCGGGCCCGCCGGGTCGTGGATGCCCTGGACGAGGATGCCCGGGCCTGCGGGGCGGTGAACCTGGTGCTCTTCCGCCGGAACGGGAGCGCCGCCTGGGGGGCCAACACGGACGTGGCGGGTCTTCGGGCCACCCTGGACGAGCTTCCTCCCCCTCGCCGGGAGGGGGCCCTGCTCCTGGGAGCGGGGGGAGCGGCCCGGGCCGCCGCCCTGGCCCTGGCGGAGCGGACCGAAGGGAACCTCTGGGTGGCCGCCCGGAACCCGGAGCGGATCCGGGACCTGGAGGCCTCCCTGCCGGGTCTGGAGGGGCGCTGCCGCCCCCTGGCCTGGGGGGATCTGCCCCCGGAGCCCTGGGACCTGCTGGTCCAGGCGACCCCCCTGGGGCTTCCCTCCCGGCCCTGGGACGAGGCGTACCTGTCCCGTCTGTTGGACGCGGCGCCCTCCCGGGCCTTGGACCTGGCCTACCGCCCCGAGGGGCTCACGGAGTTGGAGGAGGCGTCCCGTCGCCGGGGGATCCCCGTGGCGTCGGGGCGGAGGCTTCTGCTCCACCAGGGGGTCGCCACGTTCCGCCTCCTCACGGATCGGGAGCCTCCCCTGGAGATCATGGAGCAGGCCCTGGAAGGGGGGGAGGCATCGTGA
- the aroA gene encoding 3-phosphoshikimate 1-carboxyvinyltransferase, which translates to MKDRDVTVAPRGVLRGMREVPGDKSVSHRAALMGALSREGVEVEGFAPGADCASTLRCLEALGARVQRRGDRVRVARGEGPLGAAAVLDAGNSGTTARLLCGLLAGQPGTFTVIQGDESLSRRPMRRVVDPLRTLGARIDGREGGGLLPLSVRGTSLSGGVCTPGAPSAQVKSALLLAGLSARGSVTVAEPLKTRDHTEILLEHLGVPLRREGAAVTVYPLEDLPGGTWKVPGDFSSAAFWITAAALLPEGDLTLPEVGLNPTRTGLLSALGRMGLDYGVTDLALSGGEPLGTLQVRSSSLEGTVVDAPEIPALVDELPILAVAAVRAKGVTEIRGARELRFKECDRIAAMAEGLRTLGAEVEEREDGWILRGPCRLRGGEVDSFGDHRVAMALGVAALTAEGPVRIRGAACADISYPGFFEALSEDTAG; encoded by the coding sequence ATGAAGGATCGGGATGTGACGGTGGCCCCCCGGGGCGTTCTTCGGGGGATGCGGGAGGTGCCGGGGGACAAGTCCGTTTCCCACCGGGCGGCCCTGATGGGAGCCCTTTCCCGGGAAGGGGTGGAGGTGGAGGGCTTCGCCCCCGGGGCGGACTGCGCCAGCACCCTTCGCTGCCTGGAAGCCCTGGGGGCTCGGGTCCAGCGTCGGGGGGACCGGGTTCGGGTGGCCCGAGGAGAAGGGCCCTTGGGGGCCGCGGCGGTTCTGGACGCGGGGAATTCCGGAACCACCGCCCGGCTCCTCTGCGGCCTGCTGGCGGGGCAACCGGGCACCTTCACGGTGATCCAGGGGGACGAGAGCTTGAGCCGCAGGCCCATGAGGCGGGTGGTGGACCCCCTGCGCACCCTGGGGGCCCGCATCGACGGCCGGGAGGGAGGCGGGCTGCTGCCCCTTTCCGTGCGGGGCACCAGCCTCAGCGGCGGGGTCTGCACCCCCGGCGCTCCCAGCGCCCAGGTGAAGAGCGCCCTGCTCCTGGCGGGACTGTCCGCCCGGGGCTCCGTGACGGTAGCGGAACCCCTGAAGACCCGGGACCACACGGAGATCCTGCTGGAGCACCTGGGGGTGCCCCTTCGCCGGGAGGGGGCCGCGGTGACGGTGTACCCCCTGGAGGATCTGCCCGGAGGGACCTGGAAGGTTCCCGGGGACTTCTCCTCCGCCGCCTTCTGGATCACCGCCGCCGCCCTGTTGCCGGAGGGGGACCTGACCCTGCCGGAGGTGGGGCTCAACCCCACCCGTACGGGGCTGCTCTCGGCCCTGGGGCGCATGGGCCTGGACTACGGCGTGACGGACCTGGCCCTCTCGGGAGGGGAACCCCTGGGGACCCTGCAGGTCCGTTCCTCCTCCCTGGAGGGGACGGTGGTGGATGCCCCGGAGATCCCCGCCCTGGTGGACGAGCTGCCGATCCTGGCGGTGGCGGCGGTCCGGGCGAAGGGGGTCACGGAGATCCGAGGGGCCCGGGAGCTGCGCTTCAAGGAGTGCGACCGCATCGCCGCCATGGCGGAGGGCCTTCGGACCCTGGGGGCGGAAGTGGAGGAGCGGGAGGACGGCTGGATCCTCCGGGGGCCCTGCCGCCTTCGGGGGGGGGAGGTGGACTCCTTCGGGGATCACCGGGTGGCCATGGCCCTGGGGGTGGCGGCCCTGACGGCGGAGGGGCCGGTGCGGATTCGGGGGGCGGCCTGTGCGGACATCTCCTACCCCGGGTTCTTCGAGGCCCTTTCGGAGGATACGGCGGGATGA
- the aroF gene encoding 3-deoxy-7-phosphoheptulonate synthase: MLVVQMEGSCGGLDVARVCDALERQGRSARVVPWQGGFCVVAQGGREGAGALASCGGVRRVTGTTCSFPLASREVFPGTTSVELAPGVVLGDGSLTVMAGPCAVESREQMLRTARGVKASGARALRGGAFKPRSNPYAFQGLGSEGIALLMEARRATGLPVVTEVMAPEDVEWLAPHVDVLQVGTRNMQNYSLLKALGSVDRPVLLKRGMAATVDEWLQAAEYILAGGNQRVVLCERGIRSFDRSTRNTLDLSVVPLVKSLSHLPVVVDPSHATGRRELVAPMSLAAVAAGADGLILEVHARPEEALCDGPQSLDLDQFDALMKALSRLHGALGEEEDPCLRVAR; this comes from the coding sequence ATGTTGGTGGTGCAGATGGAGGGTTCCTGCGGCGGTCTGGATGTGGCCCGGGTGTGTGACGCCCTGGAGAGGCAAGGACGGTCCGCCCGGGTGGTCCCCTGGCAGGGTGGCTTCTGCGTGGTGGCCCAGGGAGGACGGGAGGGAGCGGGGGCCTTGGCTTCCTGCGGCGGGGTCCGAAGGGTGACCGGGACGACCTGCTCCTTCCCCTTGGCCAGCCGGGAGGTGTTCCCCGGGACCACGTCGGTGGAGCTGGCCCCGGGGGTGGTCTTGGGGGACGGATCCCTGACGGTGATGGCGGGACCCTGCGCCGTGGAGAGTCGGGAACAGATGCTGCGCACCGCCCGAGGGGTGAAGGCGTCGGGGGCCCGTGCCCTCCGAGGGGGAGCCTTCAAGCCCCGCAGCAACCCCTACGCCTTCCAGGGTCTGGGGAGCGAGGGCATCGCCCTGCTGATGGAGGCGCGGCGAGCCACGGGGCTGCCGGTGGTGACGGAGGTGATGGCCCCGGAGGACGTGGAGTGGCTGGCTCCCCACGTGGACGTCCTCCAGGTGGGCACCCGGAACATGCAGAACTACAGCCTCCTGAAGGCCCTGGGCTCGGTGGACCGACCGGTGCTGCTGAAGCGGGGCATGGCCGCCACGGTGGACGAGTGGCTCCAGGCGGCGGAGTACATCCTGGCGGGGGGCAACCAGCGGGTGGTGCTCTGCGAGCGGGGGATCCGCAGCTTCGATCGGAGCACCCGGAACACCCTGGACCTGAGCGTGGTGCCCCTGGTGAAGTCCCTGAGCCACCTTCCCGTGGTGGTGGACCCCAGTCACGCCACGGGGCGTCGGGAGCTGGTGGCCCCCATGAGCCTGGCGGCGGTGGCGGCGGGGGCGGACGGTCTCATCCTGGAGGTGCACGCCCGGCCGGAGGAGGCCCTCTGCGACGGTCCCCAGTCCCTGGACCTGGACCAGTTCGACGCCCTCATGAAGGCCCTGAGTCGACTCCACGGGGCCCTGGGGGAGGAGGAGGACCCGTGCTTGCGGGTTGCCAGGTAG
- a CDS encoding prephenate dehydrogenase gives MLAGCQVGICGVGLLGGSVAARLSSRGMTVRGWDPDPEVLDFARERGYLAEGTDSPEALAQASDLLVLAAPLGQLGEAGRLLAAGSGEALKGVFDVGSSKVAVGRELAALWGDRYAGLHPLAGREGGTVRRASADLFEGCLCALVPFPDTAREVRDLGRELGEALGARVQEMGPAEHDALAAWGSHLPLLAASALALAAEEGRREHPDLPPLAAGGYRDGTRMAESPPWLLADLWETNGVELRRALDRYIVVLEAFRDLAPQDVWAWAERAREARRRIMGEIPGRWRA, from the coding sequence GTGCTTGCGGGTTGCCAGGTAGGGATCTGCGGGGTGGGGCTGCTGGGGGGATCTGTGGCGGCCCGACTCTCCTCCCGGGGGATGACGGTCCGGGGTTGGGACCCGGACCCGGAGGTTCTGGACTTCGCCCGGGAACGGGGGTACCTGGCGGAGGGGACGGACTCCCCGGAGGCCCTGGCTCAGGCGTCGGACCTGCTGGTGCTGGCGGCCCCCCTGGGGCAGCTCGGAGAGGCGGGGCGTCTCCTGGCGGCGGGAAGTGGGGAGGCCCTGAAGGGGGTCTTCGATGTGGGCAGTTCCAAGGTCGCGGTGGGGAGGGAGCTGGCGGCGCTCTGGGGGGACCGGTACGCGGGGCTGCACCCCCTGGCGGGGCGGGAAGGGGGCACGGTGCGTCGGGCCTCGGCGGATCTCTTCGAGGGGTGTCTGTGCGCCCTGGTGCCCTTCCCCGACACGGCTCGGGAGGTGCGGGACCTGGGGAGGGAACTGGGAGAGGCCCTGGGGGCCCGGGTGCAGGAGATGGGGCCGGCGGAGCATGACGCTCTGGCCGCCTGGGGAAGCCACCTGCCCCTGCTGGCCGCGTCGGCCCTGGCCCTGGCGGCGGAGGAGGGACGGCGGGAACACCCCGACCTGCCTCCCCTGGCGGCGGGGGGCTACCGGGACGGGACCCGGATGGCCGAGAGCCCCCCCTGGCTGCTGGCGGACCTGTGGGAGACCAACGGGGTGGAGCTGCGTCGGGCCCTGGATCGCTACATCGTGGTGCTGGAGGCGTTTCGGGATCTCGCGCCGCAGGATGTCTGGGCGTGGGCGGAGCGGGCCCGAGAGGCCCGAAGAAGGATCATGGGGGAGATCCCCGGGAGGTGGAGGGCATGA